A single window of Sphingobacterium sp. ML3W DNA harbors:
- a CDS encoding DUF2326 domain-containing protein: protein MKLSKLFCSDSRFKDITFNLRGLSIIYADVLTDPKERKNSHDLGKTKLAELIDYLLIKKIDKNNFLLKVLDADNKPVFRSHIFYLEVLLNDGRYLTIKRSVESHTKTSISINEQRADGYEPPLNWVHEDLGIEVAKKKLAEYFKFDLFKNKEYDYRKAVNYCIRMQPDYEDVYRLSKFKGGKDIDWKPFMFDLLGFNGDVLRRKYRNDEKQERINDHIAQLKQDFSINNTDRDEIIAQIGLQESKTKDAESKIDQLNFYEQDKRMIESGIDEIENKISELNTLSYNLNFDINKLQSSIKNNISFDLNKVEKVFNESKLYFPTELKKDYADLLKFNEELTKDRNRLLRKTLKQKSEELQEVNDKLQTLNSKKEDLFSFLKDTDIFKKLKAYQKELARLESELIQLKEKLKVIDLIVAEDKKKEELKKDIEATVTEIKEISNHTEINEKYKLIRNQFSKYFSEVMDEDTYISWSINSNNNVDFKPPVIKTKGILSMDTAKDEGRTYRKILCVVFDLAILVANNEESYFRFVYHDDVLSQQDNGIKIRLLKLIQEITSKYDIQYILSVIKSDLPTDEEENPIYFSPDNVVLELNDKNPSGTLFGFEF from the coding sequence ATGAAGCTAAGTAAATTATTTTGTAGTGATTCAAGATTCAAAGATATTACCTTTAACCTAAGAGGTCTTAGTATTATTTATGCAGATGTATTAACAGACCCCAAAGAGCGAAAGAATTCGCATGATCTAGGTAAGACAAAGCTAGCAGAGTTGATAGATTATCTTTTGATTAAGAAAATAGATAAGAATAATTTTCTTCTAAAGGTACTGGATGCCGATAATAAACCAGTTTTTAGATCCCATATTTTCTACTTGGAGGTATTATTGAATGATGGTCGATATCTTACCATAAAAAGAAGTGTGGAGAGTCATACTAAAACGTCTATAAGTATAAATGAACAACGTGCAGATGGTTATGAACCACCTCTGAATTGGGTACATGAAGATTTGGGGATTGAAGTTGCCAAAAAGAAGTTGGCAGAGTATTTCAAATTTGATTTGTTCAAAAATAAAGAGTACGATTATAGAAAGGCTGTAAACTACTGTATTCGGATGCAACCGGATTATGAAGATGTTTATCGATTATCCAAATTTAAAGGGGGAAAGGATATTGATTGGAAGCCCTTTATGTTCGACTTGCTGGGATTCAACGGCGATGTTTTAAGAAGAAAATATCGAAACGATGAGAAGCAAGAAAGGATCAATGATCATATAGCTCAATTGAAGCAGGACTTTTCAATTAACAACACCGATAGGGATGAGATAATAGCTCAGATAGGATTACAGGAGTCGAAGACAAAAGACGCCGAATCAAAAATAGATCAACTCAACTTCTATGAGCAAGACAAAAGAATGATTGAGAGTGGGATTGATGAGATCGAGAATAAAATATCCGAATTAAATACCCTGTCCTATAATTTAAATTTCGATATTAATAAACTGCAGAGTTCCATCAAGAATAATATTTCTTTTGATCTCAATAAGGTGGAGAAAGTATTCAATGAATCCAAATTATATTTCCCAACCGAATTGAAAAAGGATTATGCAGATTTATTGAAATTTAATGAAGAGCTCACAAAGGATCGAAACCGACTTTTACGTAAAACGCTAAAACAGAAATCTGAGGAGCTACAGGAGGTCAATGACAAGTTACAAACCTTAAATTCAAAGAAGGAAGATTTATTCAGCTTTTTAAAAGATACAGATATCTTTAAAAAATTAAAAGCCTATCAAAAAGAATTGGCTAGGCTCGAATCGGAGCTTATACAGCTAAAGGAAAAACTAAAAGTTATCGATTTAATTGTTGCCGAAGACAAAAAGAAAGAAGAACTTAAGAAAGATATTGAGGCAACAGTAACTGAAATAAAAGAAATAAGTAATCATACGGAGATTAACGAGAAGTATAAGTTGATCCGCAATCAGTTTTCTAAATATTTTTCAGAGGTGATGGACGAAGATACTTATATATCATGGTCTATAAACTCGAACAATAATGTGGACTTCAAACCTCCAGTGATAAAGACAAAAGGTATACTATCGATGGATACAGCGAAGGATGAAGGTAGGACATATCGGAAAATTCTTTGCGTAGTTTTCGACTTAGCTATATTGGTTGCCAATAATGAAGAATCTTATTTTCGCTTTGTCTACCATGATGATGTCTTATCCCAGCAAGATAATGGCATTAAAATTAGACTTTTAAAATTGATTCAAGAGATTACCTCTAAATATGATATTCAGTATATTTTGTCGGTCATTAAGTCCGATTTGCCTACTGATGAAGAGGAAAATCCTATTTATTTTAGCCCGGATAATGTGGTTTTAGAACTTAACGATAAAAATCCGAGTGGAACGCTATTTGGTTTCGAGTTTTAA
- a CDS encoding ABC-three component system middle component 8 → MIKPDRHTNLKYSIINISSVILSELNAFYAIKYDTLMQKVLQSLGDDARINFPYALNFLYLMNQISYEQKTDSFKSIS, encoded by the coding sequence ATGATAAAACCTGACAGGCATACAAATCTGAAATATTCTATTATTAACATCAGTTCGGTTATTCTATCAGAGCTTAATGCGTTCTATGCTATAAAGTATGATACGCTAATGCAGAAAGTTCTTCAATCATTGGGGGACGATGCGAGAATCAACTTTCCTTATGCACTCAACTTTCTGTATTTAATGAACCAGATAAGTTACGAACAAAAAACAGACTCCTTTAAATCAATCTCATGA
- a CDS encoding ABC-three component system protein: MDYRLELLEDSVFEKLANRICQDLLGMGVISFAQGKDGGRDGKFHGVASCFPSTNEPWKGKFIVQAKHTSNVIASCADKDFSSIIDLEIKKIKKLKENNELDCYVLFTNRKYSGISGEDILKKIKKETGLENVIIIGKESLNDLYINPNKTIIKEFGLDLHHIPFDFSENEIKEIIGAFRGQLGSLSIELIAEVEKIKFDLDRIKIEEKNKKNTLSQSYFENEILAHSLQDFEKIQSFLSDVRNEDLKEQYFDIAAELRNVIQIKRDNFADFEQVFVFIYKKICDGQSIKGKRHIYTLLHYMYYECLIGIK, encoded by the coding sequence ATGGATTATAGATTAGAATTATTAGAAGATTCAGTTTTCGAAAAATTGGCAAACCGTATATGTCAAGATTTATTGGGCATGGGAGTCATTTCTTTTGCTCAAGGAAAAGATGGTGGACGAGATGGAAAATTTCATGGAGTTGCTTCATGTTTTCCATCTACTAACGAGCCTTGGAAGGGTAAATTTATTGTTCAGGCGAAACACACAAGCAATGTAATTGCCTCATGCGCAGATAAGGATTTTTCCTCAATCATCGATTTGGAAATCAAGAAAATAAAAAAGCTAAAAGAGAACAATGAATTAGATTGTTACGTATTGTTCACTAATCGAAAATATTCTGGCATTTCAGGTGAAGATATTTTAAAAAAAATCAAAAAAGAGACAGGTTTAGAAAATGTAATTATTATTGGAAAGGAATCTTTGAATGATTTATACATAAACCCGAATAAAACTATCATTAAAGAATTTGGTCTAGATTTGCACCACATTCCTTTTGATTTTTCCGAAAATGAAATAAAAGAGATAATAGGCGCCTTTAGAGGACAGTTAGGAAGTTTATCTATTGAACTGATTGCCGAAGTGGAAAAAATAAAATTTGATCTTGATCGAATCAAAATTGAAGAAAAGAATAAAAAAAATACGTTGAGCCAATCTTATTTCGAAAATGAAATATTAGCACATTCTTTGCAGGATTTTGAAAAGATACAGTCTTTTCTTAGTGATGTGAGAAATGAAGACTTAAAAGAACAATATTTTGATATCGCTGCCGAGTTGAGGAATGTAATTCAAATTAAAAGAGATAACTTTGCAGACTTTGAGCAAGTGTTTGTATTCATATACAAAAAGATCTGTGATGGTCAAAGTATTAAAGGAAAAAGGCATATTTACACTTTGCTGCACTATATGTACTATGAGTGTTTAATTGGGATAAAATGA
- a CDS encoding NAD(P)-binding domain-containing protein, with protein sequence MEADKNLQIRPDFFYKVDIVVIGAGQAGLSAAYHLKKAGIEPGKGFVVLDDEFAPGGAWQHRWDSLTLDNVNGINDLPGMGFADAVNTNDVTLQANIALPKYYEQYEKSFGLPVVRPVRVREVTKRNGRFLIHTNGVQFNARGFINATGTWKTPNCPRYPGWEKFQGRQLHTGEYHHAEEFIGKHVIVVGGGISAIQLLGEISKVTQTTWVARRSVDFVKGDFTPEIGREAVAQVEKRVREGLPPSSVVSVTGLPLTPAIEEMLQRGILDRKPMFDEIIERGVSWKDGKTLDADVIFWNTGFRHSLDHLAPLSLINDKGGIEMTGRLATQVTKDPRIHLIGYGPSASTIGANRAGGAAARELVSYLKL encoded by the coding sequence ATGGAAGCTGATAAAAACCTACAAATTCGTCCAGATTTTTTCTACAAGGTAGATATTGTTGTCATTGGTGCAGGTCAAGCAGGTCTATCTGCTGCATATCATCTTAAAAAAGCGGGGATAGAGCCGGGAAAGGGTTTTGTGGTATTGGATGATGAGTTTGCCCCAGGTGGAGCTTGGCAACACCGGTGGGACTCTTTGACGTTGGACAATGTCAATGGAATAAATGACCTCCCAGGAATGGGATTCGCAGATGCTGTAAATACGAACGATGTCACTTTGCAAGCAAATATAGCGCTTCCTAAATACTATGAACAGTACGAGAAATCATTTGGTTTACCCGTAGTTCGTCCTGTACGGGTGAGGGAAGTAACGAAACGAAATGGACGATTTCTTATCCACACCAATGGTGTTCAATTCAATGCGCGTGGATTTATCAATGCTACAGGTACGTGGAAAACTCCAAATTGTCCAAGATATCCAGGGTGGGAAAAATTCCAGGGTAGACAATTGCATACAGGTGAATACCATCATGCTGAAGAATTTATTGGCAAACATGTCATTGTTGTAGGTGGTGGCATTTCGGCAATCCAGTTGTTAGGAGAGATTTCCAAAGTCACACAGACTACTTGGGTCGCTCGTCGCTCGGTCGATTTTGTCAAGGGTGATTTTACACCAGAAATTGGACGTGAGGCAGTTGCTCAAGTTGAAAAAAGGGTACGCGAAGGGTTGCCTCCAAGTTCAGTTGTCTCCGTAACGGGATTGCCCCTGACGCCGGCTATTGAAGAAATGTTGCAAAGAGGTATCTTAGATCGCAAACCTATGTTCGATGAGATTATTGAAAGAGGTGTGAGTTGGAAGGATGGAAAAACATTGGATGCAGATGTTATTTTTTGGAATACAGGTTTTCGACATTCCCTAGATCATCTTGCGCCATTAAGTTTAATCAATGATAAAGGCGGAATCGAGATGACAGGAAGATTAGCGACACAGGTGACCAAAGATCCACGAATACATTTAATAGGTTATGGACCATCGGCATCTACTATTGGTGCCAATCGTGCAGGAGGTGCGGCAGCTCGCGAGTTGGTGTCTTATTTAAAGTTATAA
- a CDS encoding TonB-dependent siderophore receptor, with product MNKYLLTAASSLLIGASAYAQTSGVIKGKVVDANQNPLSAVTVTIGDKTIRTDHKGHFRLDGVDRNTVIRFSYMGYQTSTIAHEYDVNNAEIVLKAIVLVKGEQEMDEIEVFGERHKKPKGLEMITRMPLKPSDQIQSISVISSKVIQDQGILTLTDAVKNIPGVTLFGSYGGVKESLSTRGFRGVPVLKNGVRMDSQFQTASGVVDMQGVESIQMIKGSAAVTQGVITDIGNAGGVINVVTKTPQFENKGEVGVRVGSWGQFRPTFDFQTVLDKKQTVAFRMNGAYERGDSYRKGLQSNRVYINPSLTWKPSEKTTITLEGDYFNDNRTPVTSAVNLNPKQDVNALYVLPNDRFLGFDSDNNNTAMNSFMAQMNHELTDRWSIRASIAKSSYQVDNQSTAAGLIADDAKQYNTFTRTMNKSLRDDKNTTFQFDLIGQDLYTGKVKHMVQAGVDYRIADASTTAFGSKFSPLEKNVLLTQAQQKQTYIDIIDVHGDWTNDLTQVGYVDSLGVDRQGYKIAYTPKDPVRSYYSSIGFMAQDVIEFNKYFKAVLGLRYSEIITKDFVSNGQKRESAWNPMAGVIVTPFENFTVFGSYTNSTNLRSAANPMVDGGTAGASTTAQFEGGIKSDWINNRLRFNLTYFHINTSNLTNAEYAPNSSDPTGLYFKAGDLVREGIEAELNGRVLENLTVMLGYAYLDARYENSPSYVNGSAPMNAPKNTANAWVQYVVNKGALRNLSLSAGVYYVGERPINEYSTKYDGHTYNAGIKPFDMPAYTTLNAQVGYRWRQFDAKLFINNITDEVGLNSYFRGGYINQIDPRNVAFSLNYKF from the coding sequence ATGAACAAATACTTACTTACTGCAGCTTCTTCACTTTTAATCGGAGCTAGTGCATATGCTCAGACCTCAGGTGTAATAAAAGGAAAAGTTGTAGATGCTAATCAAAACCCACTCAGTGCAGTCACCGTAACCATTGGTGATAAAACGATAAGAACAGATCATAAGGGACACTTTAGACTGGATGGAGTTGACCGTAACACGGTTATTCGCTTCTCTTATATGGGATATCAAACGAGTACCATAGCGCATGAATACGATGTAAATAATGCGGAAATTGTATTAAAAGCAATTGTACTGGTTAAAGGTGAACAAGAGATGGATGAGATAGAAGTATTTGGCGAACGTCATAAAAAGCCGAAAGGATTAGAGATGATCACGCGAATGCCCTTAAAACCATCCGATCAAATCCAAAGTATTTCTGTCATTTCCAGTAAAGTGATTCAAGATCAAGGTATCTTGACTTTGACAGATGCCGTTAAGAATATACCCGGAGTTACCTTATTTGGTTCTTATGGAGGTGTGAAAGAATCGTTATCAACCCGTGGTTTCCGTGGGGTACCTGTATTGAAAAACGGGGTGCGTATGGATTCTCAGTTCCAGACTGCTTCGGGAGTTGTGGATATGCAAGGGGTCGAATCGATACAGATGATCAAAGGATCTGCTGCAGTCACGCAAGGCGTGATCACCGATATTGGTAATGCAGGAGGTGTGATCAATGTGGTAACCAAAACACCGCAATTTGAAAATAAGGGTGAAGTAGGTGTTCGTGTGGGTAGCTGGGGACAGTTCCGTCCGACTTTTGATTTCCAAACCGTTTTAGATAAAAAACAAACGGTCGCTTTCCGTATGAACGGTGCTTATGAAAGAGGCGATAGTTACCGTAAAGGTTTACAATCAAACCGTGTTTATATCAACCCATCTTTAACCTGGAAACCGAGTGAAAAAACAACCATTACATTGGAAGGAGATTACTTCAATGATAATCGTACACCCGTTACATCAGCCGTAAACCTGAATCCTAAGCAAGATGTCAATGCCTTATATGTATTGCCCAATGATCGTTTTTTAGGATTTGATTCGGACAACAACAATACGGCGATGAATAGTTTTATGGCGCAGATGAACCATGAACTGACCGATCGTTGGTCTATTCGTGCTTCCATAGCAAAGTCTTCTTATCAAGTGGACAATCAATCTACCGCTGCAGGTTTGATTGCCGATGATGCTAAGCAATACAATACGTTTACGCGTACGATGAATAAGAGTCTTCGCGACGATAAGAACACGACGTTCCAGTTTGATTTAATCGGACAGGATCTCTATACCGGTAAAGTAAAGCATATGGTACAGGCGGGTGTAGATTACCGTATTGCGGATGCTTCGACTACGGCTTTTGGTTCTAAGTTTAGTCCTTTAGAAAAAAATGTGCTGTTGACCCAAGCGCAACAAAAGCAAACCTATATTGACATTATTGATGTTCATGGCGATTGGACCAATGACCTGACCCAAGTAGGTTATGTCGATTCATTGGGCGTAGACCGCCAAGGATACAAGATCGCTTATACACCAAAAGATCCCGTACGTAGCTATTATTCATCAATTGGTTTTATGGCACAGGATGTCATCGAGTTCAATAAGTATTTCAAAGCGGTATTAGGTTTACGTTATTCCGAGATCATCACGAAAGATTTTGTTTCCAATGGCCAGAAACGCGAATCTGCGTGGAATCCAATGGCAGGAGTTATCGTAACACCATTTGAGAACTTCACTGTCTTCGGGTCTTATACAAATTCGACCAACCTGCGAAGTGCGGCCAACCCTATGGTGGACGGAGGTACAGCAGGAGCTTCTACTACAGCACAGTTTGAAGGAGGAATCAAGTCAGATTGGATCAACAATCGTTTACGTTTCAATTTGACGTATTTTCATATCAATACGTCCAACTTGACCAATGCCGAGTATGCACCGAATTCCAGCGACCCAACAGGCTTATACTTTAAGGCAGGAGACTTGGTTCGTGAAGGTATCGAGGCCGAGTTGAATGGACGTGTTCTGGAAAATTTGACCGTGATGTTAGGCTATGCTTATCTCGATGCACGTTATGAGAACTCGCCATCCTATGTGAATGGCTCGGCACCGATGAATGCTCCTAAAAACACCGCTAATGCGTGGGTACAATATGTCGTCAATAAAGGTGCATTGCGTAATCTGAGTTTGAGTGCAGGCGTTTATTATGTGGGCGAACGTCCTATCAATGAGTACAGCACGAAATATGATGGACATACTTATAACGCAGGTATAAAACCATTTGACATGCCAGCGTATACGACATTAAATGCGCAAGTAGGATATAGATGGAGACAATTCGATGCCAAATTGTTCATCAATAATATTACGGACGAGGTTGGATTAAATTCATACTTCCGTGGTGGTTACATCAACCAGATTGATCCGCGCAATGTTGCATTCTCGTTGAATTATAAGTTTTAG